A window of Gloeocapsa sp. DLM2.Bin57 genomic DNA:
ACCCGGAATAAGTTCAGGCTCAGCTAATTCGATTAGATCTAACGCGTAACCACCTTCAATGATTCCATCAACTTCTCCTGTGGCGTAACCAGGACCCAAAGAACCATCATTAATAACGATAAAATCTCTGACTCGGGGGTTAATCGGACTAGGTACAGGAGATCCTGGTATAACTGGCTCTCCTGGGTTGTTGGGAGGATCTTGAACGATATCTTGGATTGTTCCTGTCCATAGATTGAACCCACGAAAATCGTTGATTCCTCCTCTTGGTGCAGAGTTAGCTTGAATGGTTAAACCTTCTCCTGTCCCTTCAGGGGGGAGAAAGTCAAGGTTAAACAATGGTTCTCCACTGCTACCATCTCTGCCAATACCTTGCAGACGTAAGCCTTGAAGTTCTTCTGATTGTTCTTGAGGGTCAAAAGCAATATTTCCTTGTAACCCTAGAAAATTAGTAGCACTAGTTCTGACTACGTCAGCGTTAGGATCGCACTTATCTCCCATTGATATGGTAGGAGGTGGACCTGCACAATTGGTCAGTATTTCTGGAGCTCCTATGGGGAAAGCCTCAACAGGTGCTGTGCCCATTCCGAAGCTAGCAGCTGCTCCCAACAATACTGTTAATGAAATCGACTGTTTGATGTTTGGCATCTTTGTATGTAAGTTAAAGTATTATAACGATGACTTTTGCCTTCTTTATAATGTGAAGATAGCAAAATCTTAATTTTTTGTCTAGATTAATGTTAATACAAAATTTCCCATTTAAGACCAACTTTACACAATCTTTAAAAACGTGAGACTCAAGTACTAGACTTGAGTCTTGGCTTTTAGATTAGCTGGAGTATTTTTCTAGGCTAAATCATAACCTACATCATACCCATACCACCCATACCGCCCATACCACCCATACCACCCATACCAGCCATGGCATCCATGTTAGGTGCTGCTGAGGCTTTTTCAGGTTTTTCTACAACTAAGGCTTCAGTGGTAATTACCATGGCGGCGATTGAACCGGCGTTTTGTAGTGCCGAGCGTACTACTTTGGCTGGGTCGATGATACCCGCTGCGATCATGTCTTCTAATTCACCTGTGAGAGCGTTGTAGCCAATATTAAACTCAGTTTCGCGAACTTTTTCCACAATCACTGAACCTTCTACACCAGCGTTAGTAGCTAATTGGAACAGGGGTGCTTCTAAAGCACGTGTTACAATATCCGCGGCGATTTTCTCTTCAG
This region includes:
- a CDS encoding PEP-CTERM sorting domain-containing protein, with the protein product MPNIKQSISLTVLLGAAASFGMGTAPVEAFPIGAPEILTNCAGPPPTISMGDKCDPNADVVRTSATNFLGLQGNIAFDPQEQSEELQGLRLQGIGRDGSSGEPLFNLDFLPPEGTGEGLTIQANSAPRGGINDFRGFNLWTGTIQDIVQDPPNNPGEPVIPGSPVPSPINPRVRDFIVINDGSLGPGYATGEVDGIIEGGYALDLIELAEPELIPGTVPGFDTTTVRLNMQLQAYKIDTDGNRVEEQQINPLGRTIFANRAAGVIEFSIAQSADEIRTALRAGEIIDFAGTYNILVGVEPDSVIIPTSEVPEPSTIISLLLLGSGTVAFTKRKTV